A genomic segment from Andrena cerasifolii isolate SP2316 chromosome 7, iyAndCera1_principal, whole genome shotgun sequence encodes:
- the LOC143371189 gene encoding uncharacterized protein LOC143371189, translating into MACGISFEATATSTVFFLLVLLQAALVWDEVHGAPAKRNDILAGTEFLSVFINGAMATPPQRRRSFRRGGQAATAVDSATAESHQHEASIYRISRNPGSKQVVPRARNASGKEEVVRFYPISHKTLENRQQNLASLIDELGTTSDLSSTRLTPQTSSTTVSSVAAREKSPSGTNATGGSSSKVSRQKVIGVSVTSTVEATPYKVRVEHYDSGDATVVTRPPSTASNSTTRASTSKVTVPNTTARTTTSATLTTVKTSSTVTPPSSSFVTEELSNIVSESNRSEFSVDEGSPSTSWQGQSSVTPGPVARHTPAFSEHRGDNASSANVPEDMITLPTEENYELPEEDSEPKEFNEEPMEMQSEHFQAQGRKAGRHYDASHYNRPGTKAYSQSSKSYKPARPYNEPAKLYGEPARVYGEPEKVYGEPAKVYSEPAKVYSEPAKVYSEPAKVYSEPAKVYGEPEKVYSEPEKVYSVPSKVYSEPAKVYSEPAKVYSQPAKVYGEPSKVYDSEGQPLSHERGGEPDEQNYEVDESASVSSNGNMHGPQLIPAEPSNPSGVEDGQKVGYVVEGRNYRKYRVEERTPDGFIVGEYGVVSHDDGSLRGVRYTADGTINPRLIHDALMKFLSL; encoded by the coding sequence GTACTGCTGCAGGCGGCGCTGGTGTGGGACGAAGTACACGGTGCTCCAGCGAAGAGGAACGACATACTCGCGGGCACGGAATTCCTGTCAGTGTTCATAAACGGCGCCATGGCCACGCCGCCGCAGAGACGCAGGAGCTTCAGGCGCGGTGGACAGGCGGCAACAGCCGTTGACAGCGCGACAGCGGAGTCCCATCAGCACGAGGCGTCGATCTACCGAATATCGCGGAACCCGGGTAGCAAGCAAGTGGTCCCCAGAGCGCGGAACGCCAGCGGCAAGGAGGAGGTCGTCCGATTCTACCCGATCAGTCACAAAACACTGGAAAACAGGCAGCAGAACCTGGCGTCGTTGATCGACGAGCTGGGCACCACCAGCGACCTATCCTCAACGCGGCTGACACCACAGACTTCGAGTACTACGGTCTCTTCGGTGGCAGCGCGAGAAAAGTCCCCGTCGGGGACGAACGCCACCGGCGGCTCGTCGAGCAAAGTCAGTCGGCAGAAGGTGATCGGCGTCAGCGTGACGTCCACCGTCGAAGCAACGCCGTACAAGGTCAGGGTGGAGCACTACGACAGTGGCGACGCGACGGTCGTCACTCGACCGCCGAGCACCGCCAGTAATTCAACGACCAGAGCATCGACGTCGAAAGTGACCGTTCCTAACACGACAGCTAGGACAACGACCAGTGCAACGTTGACCACGGTTAAGACGTCATCTACGGTGACGCCGCCGTCTTCCAGCTTCGTCACGGAGGAGCTCAGCAATATCGTGTCAGAGTCGAATAGAAGCGAGTTTTCTGTGGATGAGGGTTCGCCGAGTACCAGTTGGCAGGGTCAGAGTTCGGTGACCCCTGGACCAGTCGCCAGGCACACGCCAGCCTTCAGTGAACATCGCGGAGACAACGCCAGCTCAGCTAACGTCCCAGAGGATATGATCACCCTGCCAACGGAGGAGAACTACGAGCTGCCAGAGGAGGACTCCGAGCCCAAGGAGTTCAACGAAGAACCCATGGAGATGCAGTCGGAGCACTTCCAGGCCCAGGGTCGGAAGGCCGGGAGGCACTACGACGCCTCCCATTATAATCGTCCTGGAACGAAGGCTTACAGCCAGTCGTCCAAGAGCTATAAGCCAGCTAGACCGTACAACGAACCAGCCAAGCTGTACGGCGAGCCGGCGAGGGTGTACGGTGAGCCTGAGAAAGTCTACGGCGAGCCAGCCAAGGTGTACAGCGAGCCGGCGAAGGTTTACAGCGAGCCAGCCAAGGTGTACAGCGAGCCAGCCAAGGTGTACAGCGAGCCAGCCAAGGTCTATGGCGAGCCGGAGAAGGTCTACAGCGAGCCAGAGAAGGTGTATTCGGTGCCTTCGAAGGTCTACTCGGAGCCAGCTAAGGTTTACTCTGAACCAGCGAAGGTGTACTCCCAGCCTGCCAAAGTTTACGGTGAACCCAGCAAGGTGTACGACTCAGAGGGCCAACCGTTGAGCCACGAGCGCGGCGGTGAACCTGACGAGCAGAACTACGAAGTGGATGAGTCTGCCAGCGTGAGCAGCAATGGGAACATGCACGGGCCCCAGCTGATTCCCGCTGAGCCCTCGAATCCCTCTGGGGTGGAGGACGGCCAGAAGGTCGGCTACGTCGTCGAGGGACGGAACTACAGGAAGTACAGGGTCGAGGAGAGGACTCCGGACGGCTTCATCGTCGGGGAGTACGGTGTGGTCAGTCACGACGACGGTTCCTTGAGAGGTGTCCGCTACACCGCGGACGGCACCATAAATCCTCGGCTAATTCACGATGCACTGATGAAGTTCCTTTCCCTGTGA